tttaatgtttaatttttttagcgatttaagctaacatttaaaacgttatgaaacaaatcctaaacttTCTGATTTTGCAATATGTAGCCTAATCTCAAATTTCAACCATTTTTTCTCCATTTCACAAAAATAGACCCTGCAACCATAAATTTCATCAGCacataaaagaacaaaaataaattcatttgtaccctttcaCTGAGAGAGCGACACATCAGCTTGCGTCAGCTTGCGTCAGCTTGCATGGTGCGTCAGTATCAACGTGTCAGTGCGCCTAAATACATTTCTCAAATAGCAGACACGTCCCctaaaaaattagaattgaGAGTCTggttaatttttatgaaaatcaTGGTTCTTAAAACACTGGTTACAAAAAGTGAATTTACTACGACAGAAGAAAGTTCAGAACCTGTAAGTGAGAATTACCTACAGTTACTGGAAGATCATTTTCAATCTTGTTCGAAGCTCAACAAGCTTCTCTTACACAAACCATTCAATAAACATAGTTACCATGAACAAATGGATTTATATCAATTTTCCCCCTAAATTTGCACATGATGGGCAATTAACACTAAACccaacttcaatttttttatcaatcagTCCTTTGagtttttcaattttgatcAATTGGACcaaatgtattaattttaaaaacagttgtAAGGGGCTAATTGACAAAAACAATTGCAGTAAGTGATCATAATTtgaagggttaaatgcaaattcatacaccaactttgacctaatttgcaattacaacataaacttttaaacttggcaatgtcggtaacaaactttcattttttggcaaattgacacaccgaccaatcatgcaacGACAAATGgtggtatattacaatgtccacgttagtgttttttgagtttggtgtatcaatttgccaaaagtgtaaagtttgTTACTGaaattgccaagttttaaagtttatgttgtaattgcaaattaggtcaaagttggtgtatgaatttgcatttaaacCTAATTTGAACTAATTCATAAAAACTAACTTCTTTAGAAGAATCGATAGAAAAATGTAATTTTGACGTTAATCGCTCAGTATGTACATGTTCAATATTTATGTCTAAACAAACGGCACAAAAAATCGAATGATGatgtccaaataaaaaaaaatcataagcaCCTTCAAATGATAAATAAGAAGAATTAAAAACTCATTAAgtaaatataaaacatatacaaGAAATATAGTAAGAAAGCATACCAAGGTTAACTTTTATCCACTCCATCCTGAACCTGAACCACTTGCAAGCTTGAAACTTCATAATGGCCATATTTAGATTCTACAAAAACATATGATAGCGCGACTGCGACAAGGACACCAAGGAGCAAGGCAAAGAGCTGAAAGTTAGCGAGCAGCTCTCCTCGAACCTCACTAGCCACAGATCGACATGTAATGTGGTCATTCTTAAGCTGGCAGCCATCGGGCATCATGGGTCCATATAAGGTGAAGGCAGTCTGATAGAACCAAAGGCCTTGGAGAGTTAAGGCAATGGCAGAGGTCAAATCAGCAGGAAAGCTGGTAGGGAGGAGAACCCCGGCAAGAGTTGATAAAATGCAGAGTGCTACTAGGAGGACAAGGAGGAGATGATAGTACCCTTCGAGTCCCTTATGACTTGTTGAGTGGAAGTAAAACAGTAAATACTCGGCACAAAATGCACTCGTGGCAACCAAGCAAAGGGCTCCTTCCGGCAGCACTAAATACCTGAACTATCTTATCATTAAAACTCTCATTTTGCATAACAACTTCATATATGCATCAATTTTGCAACTACTGACAGGAATTTTTAAGTGCAGAGAACATAACAAAAGGTTATTGCCTAAACTTTAGAAAATAGGCAACAAGATGAACATCAATGAGTTCCCACATTACGTATGATGTCGGCTTGAAGTTCATGAAACGGATCGAAATCCTATGTTCAACTTCTAAGTATGCCAATTCATCACTTCTCGGCCAAATTGAACCTCAAAAGTTGCATTTTTCATTATTCTTTATAATGTCAATTTTCATATCTATGTGTTAAACTTTATTGAGGCAGTTCttgattaattagaatttgaTAAAGAATTCAGAACAGCAGATTATTTGGATGCcagttttttttcctttgataattggggagggggagctCTTGTGCGAACCTAACAGTTTGCTGGCCAGCGTTTATACTGTTTGAGCTATATATAGCTCGTTGGATGCCaatgattttaaaatcaataaaagcTACTACCAAACGATCTTGCGAGAATCATCGATGAATACATCAGTTAAGGTTTTATCTAGCCAGCTTCTTTGTTGCTAGTTACAAACAATATATCTAACTAAGTCAATCAgatgaaaagaaacaaaaagttGAAAACAAACCTGGTTTTCTCGGAGAGTAAAGAAACAAGGCCGAATAAAAAGAACATGAGAAGCATTCCAGAGTGCTCAAAATCATTCATGTGAGAAGGATTCAACACTCCATTGACGAAAAACTTAAGGTGGGTAGAGTAGAGGAGCTCGATGCAGAGATCAATGAAGGCACCAATTGCGACCACATAAAGCTCCAAATACTTGAAACCGGGAACAGGGTTCCAAACCCTAACTCGGAAGCTCTTTGGATTTGAAACATATCGCACCAGAGAGCACCACACATGCCACACTCCTACCAATAAGAATAATGATCCTGGTACGACATGCCCCTTGAATGAACCCATTAATTTCTTGATCAAAAATGTTAGTATTTGGTTGAAGATCAAATCaagattttacttttttaggtTTCTCAGATTAAGAAAAAGTCAGCATCCTAAGgttgaatataaaaattgaatcacTGTACATTGAACAGTCATAAGCCGCCGCCGTTTGAATGAACAAATGGATCACTTTACctcctcaacttggcacaaagtatcaaaagcGTTCAAATTGgaaaaaccggatcacttttacctgAATTTGGCAAAACCGGTTCAAAAACACTcctatgctgacgtggcaccttaattggagagtgggtttctaattaatcataattttactataattaatcatatttaaatactaattaagcataattaaactttaattaatctAGGGAccattttgaacatttttcaatttttttttattttttttaaattacggcGAGGAGGAGGAGCCTCCTCGCCGGAGAAGAGGAGTTGTTGCTCCTCTCCGGAGAAGAGGAGTTGTTGCTCCTCTTCTCAGAGAAGCAACAGCTCTAATTTTTGCTCCTCGTCTGAGGAGCGATTTGCTCCTCGAAaggatttttgatatttttgtgtCTGATAGAAGGGGAAAATTTCTGTTTAGTGCCTTTTTGGAATATAATTCCAAAAGAGTGTATGGGCTCACGCGTTCCACATTATAGGAATGCGGAACCTGTGCCGTTCCGCATTGTAGGAATGCGGAACCTGTGCCGTTCCGCATTGTAGCAATGCGGAACGCtgctccccaatgattggggagtaCTTTTATCTCCCCAATAATTAGTGAGATGCAATGATTGGACAATAAAGTGCCCAATTATTGAttgaaataaatgaaattaatgaacaattttaaaaatcgaTATTATATGTTAACAAacgatttaaattaataaaggcttaaatgcatcaaaaatcaccaactttcgcgtgtttttgatatttaacatgaacttttaatttttgcatatttaatataaacttttcaattttgcaattatatatcatgtttgggttttttttaatcaaaacagTGTTGTTTTACGTTCAAAACGGCGCCGTTCTACACCCAAAACGGTGTTGGTGTCattattgcaaaattttgaaagttcataaAATTGTATGCCAACATTAAAAGTtaatgttaaataccaaaaacacacgaaagtttgtgattttttatgcatttcaGCCAttaataaacaattttaaattaatattaataaacgatataagttttaaaaagggtataaattaataaacaattttatcaaacgatataatattaattttatttaaccaACGATTTAAACAAACGGTTATAAAACAATTAACCAACGATTTcaacaaacaattataaaataaataatatggtgTTTTTAGTATGGTATTTTTTAACTCGGATTGAACTGagttgtttcaattttttatcaataccatactaattttttaaatcttataaaaatcaaatcgatttttttaatagtatattttttttaagtaatcgAACTTTACTGTGTcgaaatgaatatataatttttagattaaatttgtttttagatAATATTTGTACACCATATTTGCTTTTTGTCATTTGTAGTAGAtgttgtatttttaatatattatttattttataatcgtTTGTTAAAATCGTTCGTTAAATTttataagggttaattacatataaaatcaccacctttacacgaaattgcaaaaataacacgacctttaaaacatgGGTAtccagggcaccacctttcatttcttttcaaaaacaacatggacatatttttagtgacatttttgctgacgtggcatgacacgtgacactaggggtgagcaaaaccCGAACCAAATcggaaaaccgaaccaaattggACCGAAAAAAATTGTGGAGTGGTTAAAGTGGTTAAATTGGAGTGATTTGGTGTAAGGGTTTAAAAAATAACGATTTATGGAGGTGATTTGGTTTCAGGCctcggttaaccgaaccgaaccgaaaatcgatactcaaaacgacgtcgttttgagTATGGGTAAAAGTCTCCAAAAACACCCCAGCATTTGTAACCCTAACATCTACCCCCTGATATAAAAACCTAATTTTCTAACCTTAACCCTCATTTCTCTCCTCAGTCGCCTCTCTCTTCTCTCTGATAATTCATTCCCTCTCTAAAAACCTAATTTTCTAACCCTAATCTCTCTgaaactttgataatctctccTTCCTTTTCCTCTCAATGGCGATTAAACCTgtaattcttttcttttctatcGATTAAACCTCTCATCATCTATTAATCATCATGTTTCTTCTATTCTCTGTCGATTAAACCCGTCATCTTCCTCTCGATTCTCTGTCGATTCAACCTCTCATGCTCTTTTGATTCTCGAAGGTTCTCATCTTCCTCTCGAAGGTTCTCATCTTCCTCTCGAAGGTTCTGGTTCTGATTTGTGTCGACTCTCTGTGTACCTCTGGTTTGCAGTGGTTTGGTTGTGAAAACATTTGAATCTGTGGAAGCCATGGTTGCATATGAGGCTTTTAGTGCTCAGAGGTTTAATCGACAGTAGTTTAAGGTATAATCAACGTTCTTTTCTCCAGttttttagttttgattataaaaaatgttttaaagtttattttctAACACTTCTCTCCcatttcttgtttttttctCAGTGGGATCTGGATATTTGTCTGATAAAGACTTGATTTAAGGTAAAATAGTGGcggtttatgttttattttatgtttacttTTCTGGGTTTTCCTTATTGATTGTTGTTCTCTGTTTTTTATGAACCAATGGTGgattattgataaaaatacaaGGCTTTGGTGGAAGCTCTTACCTTCGGTTGAGTTTTAAGGTATTTTGTTTCTATGgacatttgatattttgtgtctGTTCTCTTATGGAATTTAACAGCTTTCTGGAAATGTTATTTACTTGTCTTCTTTATTGTGTTTTTTGTTCTGTTTTTCATGAACCAATTGCTGGATTCTCTTGGTGGAAGCTAGTTCATATCGATTGAGAGGTATTTGTTTTTTCTATCACTTGTACCtttgattttctgtgatttaCTTGCAATTTGTTGGCTGGTTGTGTATTTGTTCCGGAATTGTGTGCTAAATTGTGGTTTATGTTCTGTTTTGCATGAACATATGCTGGATTATATTAGGAAAAAAGGCTTTGGTGGAAGTTGTTATTGTTATAACTAAGGTAATATGTTTCTTTGCTATTTTCTTTGGTGAAAGCTCTGATTTACTTGTAATGTGTTATAAGTATTATTGATTCATGTCTACTTTGATTTGTGTAGATGGATCCTGAACTGAGTGATTTAGAAGTCTTAGCAGAAGCAGCGGTTGATGGCCAATCCTCTGTTGGTCAAGAAGTTGCTGCTTCGCCTGGACTATCTGAATCTGGCAATGTGGAAGCCAATATTGACCCTGTTGTTGATCCTGTACCAAATTCTGTGGAAGCAAATCCTAAAAAAAGGAAAGAGAGTCATCAGAGATCAGTTGTTTGGGAGCATTTTGACACTATCAAAGATGCTAAAGGTACCATTATGCAAGCTAAGTGTCGTTATTGTGCTCGTTTGTATAATTGTCATGCCAAAAAAAATGGTACTTCTACTTTGAGAAGCCACTTGATCAGATGCACTAAGCACCCACATAGTATAGAAACTAGGCAGGCATTACTCTCTTTTCAACCTGTTGTTAATGTGGAAGCTCCCACTAATAATTTGTTTTCTGTGGCTACTTGGAAATTTGACCAAGAAGTAGTTAGGCAGGCTATTGCATACATGATTATAGTTGATGAATTACCTTTCAAATTTGTTGAAAAGCAGGGGTTTAGGAGAGTCATGAGTCTTGCTTGTCCTATGTTTAAAATGTCCTCTAGGTGGACTGTCAATAGGGATTGTTATGCCATTTTTCTTGAGGAAaagttaaaattgaaacaattttttaaaactcaGAGTTAAAGAGTTAGTCTTACAAGTAATTCATGGACATCTAACCAAAGATTAAATTACATGTGTATAACTGCTCATTTTATTGATAGTGATTGGAAGTTGCATAAGAAGATTATATCCTTTGTTACATGCTCTAGGCATAAGGGTGAATATCTGTCTAAGACCATGGAGACTTGTTTGCTTGAGTGGGGgttaaaaaacatatttactgTTACCTTAGACAATGCTGAGAATAATAGTACTGCTATGGGATTGTTTATGAGAAAAATGTTGAGTTGGGGCACTACAACTGTTAGATGTAAGTATGCTCATATGAGATGCATTGCTCATATTCTCAATCTTGTTGTGTCTGATGGTTTAAAAGAGTCTGGTACATCTTTTGAAAGGGTTAGAGGAGCAGTTAGGTATAATAAAAACTCACCCCTTAGACTtagcaaatttaaaaaatgcaaaaaaaaacacACTTGATTTTCAATGTAAGCGTTCTTTGTGTCTAGATGTCCCAACTAGATGGAATTCAACATACTTGATGTTGCACACTGCTTGTATGTATCAGCATGTATTTGAGAAATATAATGATGTGGAAGCTTCATTTAGAAAAGATTTAGGTGATGATGTGCCTAACAAGGTTGATTGGGATAATGTTAGGCAATTATGTGTGTTTTAAGAGTGTTTTTACAAAATGACATTGAGAATTTCTGGTTCTCTTTATGTGACCTCTAATAACCACTTGAATGAAATTTCTGACTTGTCAACTATTTTACAAGACTGGATTCTGTCTCCTGATTCCAGTTTAAGTTCAATGGCCATTGAAATGAAAGGAAAATTTGATAAGTATTGGGGGGATCCTTTAATAATGAAcaagttgattttttttgcaaatgttTTAGACCCCCGAGATAGAATTGTATACATGGAGTACACTTTGACTCAAATGTATGGTTGTAGTGAGGGCAAGTTTTTGTTTACTTGTTTAATGGAGGATCTGGTTGAACTCTTCAATAATTATGAGGAGGTTTACAAGAAAGAATTAGCCACTACTAGGTGAAATGGCCAATCAGCAGAACTTGTTGGCCAATCCTCCCAAGCTAATTTTGTTCTGAAGGAAAGATATATATGCATCAAATGTTAGAGACTGGTGGTGTGGATGGTAGCAAAAAAAACTGATTTAGATATTTACCTAAGTGCGGCAGTTGTTGCTAATGATGCCCAATTTGATATTCTGCAATGGTGGAAGCTGAATGCTGAGAGGTTTCCAGTCCTCTCTAGAATGGCCCGTGATATTCTTGCAGTACTAGTCTCAACAGTTGCTTCAGAGTCAGCCTTTAGCACTGGAGGAAGAGTCCTTGATGACTTCAGGAGTTGCTTGACTCCAAAAATAGTGGAGGCATTGGTCTGTACTCAGGATTGGCTAAGAGATCCATCAAAGCCAGTCTCTATTGAGGAGACACTAGAGTTGGAGAAACATGAAGAaggtaaaatttaattaattttctcatgatttttttaagtttttatagtTGTAATTTTCATTAACTGGTTCCATTTTTTTCTCAGGTCTTCAAGATCCAGCTAATGCTCTCAATGATCAATAGTTTGTCTTGAAGTCCTTCTGTTTATTCTCTGTTTATTCTCTGATCTATTCTTTTGGTGGAAGCCTTTGCTGCTTCTGTGATGAACTTTCTTGCTAAGTTTATGTGTTTCCATGTTAGAATAGTGCTGCTTGAAATGATAGATTGGCATGTGATTAGGCTGACCTTGTTAGATTTCTCTGTATTTTGTTTATGGGCTATGATGATGCTTCCACTGTCAATGACTTTGAATACTATAGGTTGTAACTGTCGAGGcacttattttttattgttgccACCTTTTATGACCTTTAGTGTTTTGTTTGATATACTTTTCAATCTGAGCCCTCTTAAGCAATTAACATTGATGAGATCTATCTTTACCTTTTTGTTTTGGATCATTATTATGTTATGATTCTGAAACTTTTTTATGTTAGTCTATCATTAGTCAGTACTATGTCTTTTAAGGCTATGATGAAGCTTCCACCATTGAAAGTTGTAAATATACTTAACCATTAACTGTGCGACATAAAATGTTGCCTTTTAAACAAGTTGAGTTATATATGACTTAAAAATTGAAGTCTGAGCCttgttttctgttttttctttgtATGTTCAGTTCCTGTATGTTGATATTGCCCTTTACTTGTTCTGGTTTTCTTTTGTACTTGCAGGAAATGTGTTCTTTTGCAAACTGATTGGTGGAGGCATATTTTGGAAGCAATCAAGATTGATTGCAGTATTCATTGCATTTGAAATGCATACTGCACTATTTTGCAgtttttgaactattttttgCTATTTTGATTCACTGCAGTTTTTTAGAATGCCTGAATcagtttttttttgtatagCCTATATGATTTGTAAAGTTTAGTAATTGTAATTACTAATTTGATATGTAAATTTGCAAGTTAGGCTATTTTTAGGTAAACAGTTTGTaattttatgaaactgtttcaaaatattgaaagggtaatattttttaaagttttacttgattaatgaaaaaatgttt
This window of the Mercurialis annua linkage group LG5, ddMerAnnu1.2, whole genome shotgun sequence genome carries:
- the LOC126679817 gene encoding uncharacterized protein LOC126679817, yielding MGSFKGHVVPGSLFLLVGVWHVWCSLVRYVSNPKSFRVRVWNPVPGFKYLELYVVAIGAFIDLCIELLYSTHLKFFVNGVLNPSHMNDFEHSGMLLMFFLFGLVSLLSEKTRYLVLPEGALCLVATSAFCAEYLLFYFHSTSHKGLEGYYHLLLVLLVALCILSTLAGVLLPTSFPADLTSAIALTLQGLWFYQTAFTLYGPMMPDGCQLKNDHITCRSVASEVRGELLANFQLFALLLGVLVAVALSYVFVESKYGHYEVSSLQVVQVQDGVDKS